Proteins found in one Oryza glaberrima chromosome 4, OglaRS2, whole genome shotgun sequence genomic segment:
- the LOC127771984 gene encoding WUSCHEL-related homeobox 1: MDHMQQQQRQQVGGGGGEEVAGRGGVPVCRPSGTRWTPTTEQIKILRELYYSCGIRSPNSEQIQRIAAMLRQYGRIEGKNVFYWFQNHKARERQKKRLTTLDVTTTTAAAADADASHLAVLSLSPTAAGATAPSFPGFYVGNGGALQTDQANVVNWDCTAMAAEKTFLQDYMGVSGGGGAAAAAPTPWAMTTTTREPETLPLFPVGGGGGDGAHRHAGHGGFPSNFQRWGSAAATTNTITVQQHLQQHNFYSSSSSQLHSQDGPAAGTSLELTLSSYYCSCSPYPAGSM; the protein is encoded by the exons ATGGATcacatgcagcagcagcagcggcagcaggtgggtggagggggaggagaggaggtggcgggGAGGGGTGGTGTGCCGGTGTGCCGGCCGAGCGGGACGAGGTGGACGCCGACGACGGAGCAGATCAAGATCCTGCGGGAGCTGTACTACAGCTGCGGCATCAGGTCGCCCAACTCGGAGCAGATCCAGCGGATCGCCGCCATGCTGCGCCAGTACGGCCGCATCGAGGGCAAGAACGTCTTCTACTGGTTCCAGAACCACAAGGCCCGCGAGCGCCAGAAGAAGCGCCTCACCACGCTCgacgtcaccaccaccaccgccgccgccgccgacgccgacgccagccacctcgccgtcctctccctctcgcctaCAGCAGCTG GCGCGACGGCTCCCTCTTTCCCGGGCTTCTACGTCGGCAATGGCGGCGCCTTGCAGACGGATCAGGCCAACGTCGTCAACTGGGACTGCACCGCCATGGCAGCCGAGAAAACCTTCCTGCAG GACTACATGggcgtgagcggcggcggcggcgccgccgcggcggccccgACGCCGtgggcgatgacgacgacgactcgcGAGCCCGAGACGCTTCCACTCTtcccagtcggcggcggcggcggcgacggcgcgcatCGTCACGCCGGCCACGGCGGTTTCCCGTCCAACTTCCAGCGCTGGggttctgctgctgctaccaccAACACCATTACGGTCCAGCAGCATTTGCAGCAGCACAACTtttacagcagcagcagcagccagctgCACAGCCAGGATGGGCCGGCAGCAGGCACATCCCTGGAGCTCACTCTCAGCTCCTACTACTGCTCATGCTCACCTTACCCTGCAGGGTCCATGTGA
- the LOC127771135 gene encoding uncharacterized protein LOC127771135, which produces MGASTSTSNPSLEAQEQETLASASLALPLLRAAFSRSNGSLAEALSPPPAAFRSDSPPVPPRFHDLVARLGPAIASLFFSDVGPAGDAAGWLGFLRGFNRCCARVPASQSLALLLRVYAAACADAGAPCGLQFHPDEEGAGGEGKVVGELAPGEIAVLLWMCWVMAWSGSAPGVSGGQEGGGKGEPVLLPDVTHLVLSALVSAGAVADDAGVWGWEVSRGGKGVKVQEFTSWVLSTAAGLGNCLSRYVQERFRSCAADPVEERSVSTGNTSSCNPDVYLLTRGRAWAISLSLRNTLSEKFLSASVIGMDTKDLLYRSSVHGKGLSRFWSCVEGYKGPVLILLSAFSRSGCDNVDTDQRWGIGILTEEGLQNKDTFYGSSASLCSTYPIFRMLPPSGKEKNFIYCHLHPQIRVYEAKPKPVGLGFGGTIGNERIFLDEDFSKLTVRHHAVDKTYQHGSLIPNQGYLPVEASVLDVEVWGLGGEATRRQQDMYKKREDIFSEQRRKVDLKTFGNWEDSPEKMMMDMISDPNAVRREDR; this is translated from the exons ATGGGCGCGTCCACCTCCACCAGCAACCCGTCACTGGAGGCGCAGGAGCAGGAGACCCTCGCGTCGGCCTCCCTCGCCCTCCCGCTTCTccgcgccgccttctcccgctcGAACGGTTCGCTGGCGGAGGCGCtgtccccgccgcccgccgccttccGATCCGACTCGCCGCCGGTGCCCCCGCGCTTCCACGACCTCGTCGCCCGCCTCGGCCCCGCCATCGCCTCGCTCTTCTTCTCCGACGTCGGCCCCGCGGGGGACGCGGCCGGCTGGCTCGGGTTCCTCAGGGGATTCAACCGCTGCTGCGCGCGCGTTCCGGCGTCGCAGTCGCTGGCGCTGCTCCTCCGCGTGTACGCCGCGGCCTGCGCCGACGCGGGTGCTCCCTGCGGCCTTCAGTTCCACCCGGACGAGGAAGGCGCCGGTGGCGAGGGGAAGGTCGTGGGGGAGCTGGCGCCGGGGGAGATCGCCGTGTTGCTCTGGATGTGCTGGGTCATGGCGTGGAGCGGTTCGGCTCCCGGGGTTTCGGGTGGTCAGGAGGGAGGCGGCAAGGGGGAACCCGTGTTGCTCCCGGACGTGACGCACCTGGTGCTGTCGGCGCTCGTGTCGGCGGGCGCCGTCGCGGATGACGCTGGTGTTTGGGGATGGGAGGTTTCCCGTGGTGGGAAGGGGGTGAAGGTCCAGGAGTTCACGTCTTGGGTGCTGTCCACGGCTGCTGGGCTTGGCAACTGCCTCTCGCGGTATGTGCAGGAAAGGTTCCGGTCGTGCGCAGCTGATCCAGTAGAG GAACGTTCTGTTTCAACTGGTAACACGTCATCTTGTAACCCTGACGTATATTTGTTAACACGTGGGAGGGCATGGGCAATCTCTCTCAGCCTCAGAAACACGTTGAGTGAAAAGTTTTTATCAGCATCTGTCATTGGAATGGATACAAAAGACCTTCTTTATAG GTCGTCAGTTCATGGAAAAGGGCTGAGCCGGTTTTGGTCTTGTGTTGAGGGATATAAAGGACCAGTGCTAATTTTACTCTCAGCTTTCTCTCGTAGTGGTTGTGACAATGTTGATACTGATCAAAGATGGGGCATTGGTATATTAACCGAGGAGGGTTTACAGAACAAAGACACCTTCTATGGTAGCTCTGCTTCCCTGTGCTCCACATATCCAATATTCCGCATGCTCCCACCATCTG GTAAGGAGAAGAATTTCATATATTGCCACCTACATCCTCAGATAAGGGTGTACGAGGCAAAGCCAAAGCCTGTTGGTTTAGGATTTGGTGGAACGATTGGAAATGAGAGAATCTTTTTAGATGAGGACTTCTCTAAACTTACAGTTCGCCATCATGCTGTTGATAAGACTTACCAACATGGCTCCCTCATTCCCAACCAG GGTTATTTACCTGTTGAGGCTTCAGTACTTGATGTTGAAGTATGGGGCCTTGGTGGAGAAGCAACGAGACGGCAACAGGATATGTACAAGAAGAGGGAGGATATTTTCTCAGAGCAGCGAAGAAAA GTTGATCTCAAAACATTTGGCAATTGGGAGGACTCTCCAGAGAAAATGATGATGGACATGATTTCTGATCCAAATGCAGTTCGACGGGAGGACCGTTGA
- the LOC127770963 gene encoding peptidyl-prolyl cis-trans isomerase Pin1-like yields MLPPDPKRTLLYSKNRLILSSPSSKPKTKALSHSTEPSLSASSAPRRVAAKDAKIGTETPAADGDAARKRPSAGDAPAPAPLADKRHRPNPPPSGSRDRDRHHRHAHSHSHGHARPSTAVSGEKKLRASHILIKHEGSRRKASWRDPEGVAISATTRDDAADLARALREKIVAGERKFEDVATEESDCNSAKRGGDLGPFERGKMQKAFEKAVLALKVGEISDVVDTDSGVHIILRTA; encoded by the exons ATGCTC CCACCTGATCCAAAGCGGACGCTGCTATATAGCAAAAACCGGCTCATTCTCTCGAGTCCGAGCAGCAAACCAAAAACCAAGGCTCTCTCCCACTCGACCGAACCCTCTCTCTCTGCTTCCTCTGCTCCTCGGAGAGTCGCAGCCAAGGACGCCAAGATAGGGACCGAAACCCCCGCTGCCGATGGCGACGCCGCCCGCAAGCGGCccagcgccggcgacgcgccCGCCCCAGCCCCCCTCGCCGACAAGCGCCACCGCCCCAACCCCCCGCCCTCCGGCTCCCGCGACCgcgaccgccaccaccgccacgcccACAGCCACAGCCACGGCCACGCCCGGCCGTCCACCGCGGTCAGCGGGGAGAAGAAGCTGCGGGCCTCGCACATCCTGATCAAGCACGAGGGCTCCCGCCGCAAGGCCTCGTGGCGCGACCCCGAGGGCGTCGCCATCTCCGCCACCAcccgcgacgacgccgccgacctTGCGCGGGCCCTCCGCGAGAAGATCGTCGCCGGGGAGCGCAAGTTCGAGGACGTCGCCACCGAGGAGTCCGACTGCAACTCCGCCAAGCGTGGGGGTGACCTAG GTCCATTTGAAAGAGGCAAGATGCAGAAGGCTTTTGAGAAGGCAGTTCTTGCTCTGAAAGTTGGGGAGATAAGTGATGTGGTTGATACAGACAGTGGGGTGCATATCATACTGAGGACTGCCTGA
- the LOC127771174 gene encoding auxin response factor 11 isoform X2: MASSQEKAKTGVLRNAAALLDEMQLMGETQGAKKVINSELWHACAGPLVCLPQRGSLVYYFPQGHSEQVAATTRKIPNSRIPNYPNLPSQLLCQVHNITLHADKDTDEVYAQMTLQPVNSETDVFPIPTLGAYTKSKHPTEYFCKNLTASDTSTHGGFSVPRRAAEKLFPQLDYSMQPPNQELIVRDLHDNMWTFRHIYRQPKRHLLTTGWSLFVGAKRLKAGDSVLFIRDEKSQLLLGVRRATRQQTMLSSSVLSTDSMHIGVLAAAAHAASSGSSFTIYYNPRTSPSPFVIPVARYNKATYMQPSVGMRFAMMFETEESSKRRYTGTVVGISDYDPMRWPNSKWRNLQVEWDEHGYGERPERVSIWDIETPENTLVFPSSTLNSKRQCLPGYGVSVPGMEIGSANMSSFPRAQGNPYGSLQHIPAVGSELAIMLLNQSGQTLGSPLSFHQSSYSSIIQNVKQNYIPPLTVSTSACLTKQESLPSDDAQHQFHMANMQNGDLEGSEVQPVIDSISESKLNATSRDPRNTDSYTSRSTSEQNSKGEPRGKTRRSKKGLPHKTVSEKSDLSSAPSWICDNQQVGLESKLVGCDEQVNCGNIEDSSGALTQGNFVGQPHGHQVEQKGVLSPPKVESSKSPDGGKSVNSFPNQGCFSQFIDGLDWMTQPSYYQDSNVIQPAGVSENIFSSSADIPPSMIADTMETFQASCLSDCLPNSIQEFISSPDLNSLTFLSPDMQNLEVQLQHDGSNLPSTSNSFVQMSFSEESASQSANLSGLHMESTHRSINTTSCSQPMSTGGFDAGMYSKLPRLKESQILSLPEIHTNSMGTSACSMDATEYSLDRSAKPMKPPVRTYTKVQKQGSVGRSIDVTGFRNYHELRSAIACMFGLQGKLEHPGSSEWKLVYVDYENDVLLVGDDPWEEFINCVRCIRILSPSEVQQMSENGMHVLNDCIQAA, encoded by the exons ATGGCGTCCTCGCAGGAGAAGGCCAAGACGGGTGTTCTGAGAAATGCCGCAGCGCTGCTCGACGAAATGCAGCTCATGGGAGAAACACAGG GTGCCAAGAAGGTGATCAACTCGGAGCTCTGGCACGCTTGTGCCGGGCCGCTTGTGTGCTTGCCGCAGCGGGGGAGCCTCGTGTACTACTTCCCTCAGGGGCACAGTGAACAG GTTGCAGCGACAACTAGAAAGATTCCAAATTCCCGCATTCCGAACTACCCAAACCTGCCATCTCAGTTGCTGTGTCAAGTTCACAACATCACCTTGCAT GCCGACAAGGACACTGATGAAGTTTATGCACAGATGACCCTTCAGCCAGTAAACTCT GAAACGGATGTATTCCCTATTCCAACTCTTGGTGCTTATACCAAAAGCAAGCACCCCACTGAATATTTCTGCAAGAATTTAACCGCAAGTGATACGAGTACACATGGTGGTTTCTCGGTGCCACGAAGGGCTGCAGAGAAGTTGTTCCCACAACTG GATTACTCAATGCAACCTCCTAACCAGGAGCTTATTGTTCGAGATTTGCATGATAACATGTGGACATTCCGTCACATTTATC GACAGCCAAAACGACATCTTCTAACAACTGGATGGAGTCTCTTTGTTGGGGCAAAGCGTCTAAAAGCAGGGGACTCTGTCTTATTTATAAG GGATGAGAAGTCACAACTTCTTTTGGGTGTTAGGCGAGCCACGCGACAACAAACAATGTTGTCATCTTCTGTTCTATCTACTGATAGCATGCACATTGGCGTTCTTGCTGCTGCAGCTCATGCCGCATCAAGTGGTAGTTCATTTACTATCTACTACAATCCTAG GACAAGTCCTTCGCCATTTGTAATTCCTGTAGCAAGGTACAACAAGGCAACATATATGCAACCATCAGTTGGAATGAGATTTGCGATGATGTTTGAGACAGAGGAGTCAAGCAAGCGCAG ATACACAGGTACAGTTGTGGGAATAAGTGACTACGACCCCATGAGATGGCCCAATTCTAAATGGCGCAACTTACAG GTCGAATGGGATGAACATGGGTATGGAGAAAGACCTGAGCGTGTGAGCATATGGGATATTGAAACTCCAGAAAACACTCTTGTGTTCCCTTCGTCGACCTTGAATTCAAAGCGGCAATGTCTTCCTGGTTATGGAG TTTCAGTGCCTGGGATGGAAATTGGATCAGCAAATATGTCATCATTTCCAAGGGCTCAGGGTAATCCCTATGGCAGTTTGCAGCACATTCCAGCTGTTGGATCAGAATTGGCTATCATGCTTCTCAACCAATCTGGTCAAACCCTTGGGAGTCCCCTTAGTTTTCACCAGTCCTCATATTCTAGTATTATCCAAAATGTGAAGCAGAATTATATCCCTCCTCTAACAGTTAGCACTTCAGCTTGTTTGACAAAGCAAGAAAGCCTGCCTTCAGATGATGCCCAGCACCAGTTCCATATGGCAAATATGCAGAATGGTGATCTTGAAGGCTCTGAAGTCCAGCCTGTCATTGATTCGATTTCTGAGTCAAAGTTGAATGCTACATCAAGAGATCCAAGAAACACAGATTCATACACAAGTCGAAGTACTTCGGAGCAAAACAGTAAGGGTGAGCCTAGAGGCAAGACTCGTAGGAGTAAGAAGGGCTTGCCTCACAAAACCGTTTCAGAGAAATCTGACCTTTCTTCAGCCCCTTCTTGGATCTGTGACAATCAGCAGGTTGGTTTAGAATCGAAACTGGTTGGTTGTGATGAACAAGTAAACTGTGGAAATATTGAAGATTCATCAGGTGCACTTACTCAAGGTAATTTTGTTGGACAGCCGCATGGCCATCAGGTTGAACAAAAGGGAGTGCTGTCGCCACCAAAGGTAGAATCATCAAAATCACCTGATGGAGGAAAGTCTGTCAATTCGTTTCCAAACCAAGGGTGTTTTTCACAGTTCATTGATGGTCTTGATTGGATGACTCAGCCTTCCTACTACCAAGACTCCAATGTAATTCAACCAGCCGGTGTGTCAGAGAACATTTTCAGTTCTTCTGCAGATATACCTCCCTCAATGATTGCTGATACTATGGAGACTTTTCAGGCTTCATGTCTTTCTGATTGCCTTCCTAATTCCATACAAGAATTCATCTCCAGCCCAGATCTGAATTCACTAACCTTTCTTTCACCTGACATGCAAAATTTGGAGGTCCAACTCCAGCATGATGGAAGCAATTTGCCAAGCACGTCCAACTCGTTTGTACAGATGAGTTTTTCTGAAGAGAGTGCAAGTCAGAGTGCAAACTTAAGTGGACTTCACATGGAATCTACACACAGAAGCATAAACACCACTTCATGCTCTCAACCAATGTCTACTGGGGGCTTTGATGCAGGGATGTACTCAAAGTTGCCACGTTTAAAAGAATCCCAAATCTTGTCTTTGCCAGAGATTCATACCAATTCCATGGGAACATCAGCTTGCAGTATGGATGCAACCGAGTACAGCCTTGACCGAAGTGCGAAGCCGATGAAACCACCAGTGCGGACATATACAAAG GTTCAAAAGCAAGGATCAGTTGGAAGATCTATCGATGTTACAGGGTTTAGAAATTACCATGAGTTGAGATCTGCCATCGCTTGCATGTTTGGTCTCCAGGGGAAATTGGAGCATCCTGGCAGTTCAGAGTGGAAGCTTGTATATGTCGACTACGAAAATGATGTTCTTCTTGTCGGAGATGATCCATGGGA GGAATTCATCAACTGTGTCCGGTGCATCCGGATTTTGTCACCTTCAGAAGTACAACAGATGAGCGAGAATGGCATGCATGTTTTGAACGACTGTATTCAAGCAGCTTAG
- the LOC127771174 gene encoding auxin response factor 11 isoform X1 produces MASSQEKAKTGVLRNAAALLDEMQLMGETQGAKKVINSELWHACAGPLVCLPQRGSLVYYFPQGHSEQVAATTRKIPNSRIPNYPNLPSQLLCQVHNITLHADKDTDEVYAQMTLQPVNSETDVFPIPTLGAYTKSKHPTEYFCKNLTASDTSTHGGFSVPRRAAEKLFPQLDYSMQPPNQELIVRDLHDNMWTFRHIYRGQPKRHLLTTGWSLFVGAKRLKAGDSVLFIRDEKSQLLLGVRRATRQQTMLSSSVLSTDSMHIGVLAAAAHAASSGSSFTIYYNPRTSPSPFVIPVARYNKATYMQPSVGMRFAMMFETEESSKRRYTGTVVGISDYDPMRWPNSKWRNLQVEWDEHGYGERPERVSIWDIETPENTLVFPSSTLNSKRQCLPGYGVSVPGMEIGSANMSSFPRAQGNPYGSLQHIPAVGSELAIMLLNQSGQTLGSPLSFHQSSYSSIIQNVKQNYIPPLTVSTSACLTKQESLPSDDAQHQFHMANMQNGDLEGSEVQPVIDSISESKLNATSRDPRNTDSYTSRSTSEQNSKGEPRGKTRRSKKGLPHKTVSEKSDLSSAPSWICDNQQVGLESKLVGCDEQVNCGNIEDSSGALTQGNFVGQPHGHQVEQKGVLSPPKVESSKSPDGGKSVNSFPNQGCFSQFIDGLDWMTQPSYYQDSNVIQPAGVSENIFSSSADIPPSMIADTMETFQASCLSDCLPNSIQEFISSPDLNSLTFLSPDMQNLEVQLQHDGSNLPSTSNSFVQMSFSEESASQSANLSGLHMESTHRSINTTSCSQPMSTGGFDAGMYSKLPRLKESQILSLPEIHTNSMGTSACSMDATEYSLDRSAKPMKPPVRTYTKVQKQGSVGRSIDVTGFRNYHELRSAIACMFGLQGKLEHPGSSEWKLVYVDYENDVLLVGDDPWEEFINCVRCIRILSPSEVQQMSENGMHVLNDCIQAA; encoded by the exons ATGGCGTCCTCGCAGGAGAAGGCCAAGACGGGTGTTCTGAGAAATGCCGCAGCGCTGCTCGACGAAATGCAGCTCATGGGAGAAACACAGG GTGCCAAGAAGGTGATCAACTCGGAGCTCTGGCACGCTTGTGCCGGGCCGCTTGTGTGCTTGCCGCAGCGGGGGAGCCTCGTGTACTACTTCCCTCAGGGGCACAGTGAACAG GTTGCAGCGACAACTAGAAAGATTCCAAATTCCCGCATTCCGAACTACCCAAACCTGCCATCTCAGTTGCTGTGTCAAGTTCACAACATCACCTTGCAT GCCGACAAGGACACTGATGAAGTTTATGCACAGATGACCCTTCAGCCAGTAAACTCT GAAACGGATGTATTCCCTATTCCAACTCTTGGTGCTTATACCAAAAGCAAGCACCCCACTGAATATTTCTGCAAGAATTTAACCGCAAGTGATACGAGTACACATGGTGGTTTCTCGGTGCCACGAAGGGCTGCAGAGAAGTTGTTCCCACAACTG GATTACTCAATGCAACCTCCTAACCAGGAGCTTATTGTTCGAGATTTGCATGATAACATGTGGACATTCCGTCACATTTATCGTG GACAGCCAAAACGACATCTTCTAACAACTGGATGGAGTCTCTTTGTTGGGGCAAAGCGTCTAAAAGCAGGGGACTCTGTCTTATTTATAAG GGATGAGAAGTCACAACTTCTTTTGGGTGTTAGGCGAGCCACGCGACAACAAACAATGTTGTCATCTTCTGTTCTATCTACTGATAGCATGCACATTGGCGTTCTTGCTGCTGCAGCTCATGCCGCATCAAGTGGTAGTTCATTTACTATCTACTACAATCCTAG GACAAGTCCTTCGCCATTTGTAATTCCTGTAGCAAGGTACAACAAGGCAACATATATGCAACCATCAGTTGGAATGAGATTTGCGATGATGTTTGAGACAGAGGAGTCAAGCAAGCGCAG ATACACAGGTACAGTTGTGGGAATAAGTGACTACGACCCCATGAGATGGCCCAATTCTAAATGGCGCAACTTACAG GTCGAATGGGATGAACATGGGTATGGAGAAAGACCTGAGCGTGTGAGCATATGGGATATTGAAACTCCAGAAAACACTCTTGTGTTCCCTTCGTCGACCTTGAATTCAAAGCGGCAATGTCTTCCTGGTTATGGAG TTTCAGTGCCTGGGATGGAAATTGGATCAGCAAATATGTCATCATTTCCAAGGGCTCAGGGTAATCCCTATGGCAGTTTGCAGCACATTCCAGCTGTTGGATCAGAATTGGCTATCATGCTTCTCAACCAATCTGGTCAAACCCTTGGGAGTCCCCTTAGTTTTCACCAGTCCTCATATTCTAGTATTATCCAAAATGTGAAGCAGAATTATATCCCTCCTCTAACAGTTAGCACTTCAGCTTGTTTGACAAAGCAAGAAAGCCTGCCTTCAGATGATGCCCAGCACCAGTTCCATATGGCAAATATGCAGAATGGTGATCTTGAAGGCTCTGAAGTCCAGCCTGTCATTGATTCGATTTCTGAGTCAAAGTTGAATGCTACATCAAGAGATCCAAGAAACACAGATTCATACACAAGTCGAAGTACTTCGGAGCAAAACAGTAAGGGTGAGCCTAGAGGCAAGACTCGTAGGAGTAAGAAGGGCTTGCCTCACAAAACCGTTTCAGAGAAATCTGACCTTTCTTCAGCCCCTTCTTGGATCTGTGACAATCAGCAGGTTGGTTTAGAATCGAAACTGGTTGGTTGTGATGAACAAGTAAACTGTGGAAATATTGAAGATTCATCAGGTGCACTTACTCAAGGTAATTTTGTTGGACAGCCGCATGGCCATCAGGTTGAACAAAAGGGAGTGCTGTCGCCACCAAAGGTAGAATCATCAAAATCACCTGATGGAGGAAAGTCTGTCAATTCGTTTCCAAACCAAGGGTGTTTTTCACAGTTCATTGATGGTCTTGATTGGATGACTCAGCCTTCCTACTACCAAGACTCCAATGTAATTCAACCAGCCGGTGTGTCAGAGAACATTTTCAGTTCTTCTGCAGATATACCTCCCTCAATGATTGCTGATACTATGGAGACTTTTCAGGCTTCATGTCTTTCTGATTGCCTTCCTAATTCCATACAAGAATTCATCTCCAGCCCAGATCTGAATTCACTAACCTTTCTTTCACCTGACATGCAAAATTTGGAGGTCCAACTCCAGCATGATGGAAGCAATTTGCCAAGCACGTCCAACTCGTTTGTACAGATGAGTTTTTCTGAAGAGAGTGCAAGTCAGAGTGCAAACTTAAGTGGACTTCACATGGAATCTACACACAGAAGCATAAACACCACTTCATGCTCTCAACCAATGTCTACTGGGGGCTTTGATGCAGGGATGTACTCAAAGTTGCCACGTTTAAAAGAATCCCAAATCTTGTCTTTGCCAGAGATTCATACCAATTCCATGGGAACATCAGCTTGCAGTATGGATGCAACCGAGTACAGCCTTGACCGAAGTGCGAAGCCGATGAAACCACCAGTGCGGACATATACAAAG GTTCAAAAGCAAGGATCAGTTGGAAGATCTATCGATGTTACAGGGTTTAGAAATTACCATGAGTTGAGATCTGCCATCGCTTGCATGTTTGGTCTCCAGGGGAAATTGGAGCATCCTGGCAGTTCAGAGTGGAAGCTTGTATATGTCGACTACGAAAATGATGTTCTTCTTGTCGGAGATGATCCATGGGA GGAATTCATCAACTGTGTCCGGTGCATCCGGATTTTGTCACCTTCAGAAGTACAACAGATGAGCGAGAATGGCATGCATGTTTTGAACGACTGTATTCAAGCAGCTTAG